A part of Novipirellula caenicola genomic DNA contains:
- a CDS encoding four helix bundle protein, with product MAEGNGKRSVTDGNRFLDIACGSAFECVSGFARRSEPAW from the coding sequence ACGGCAAACGCAGCGTCACGGACGGCAATCGATTTCTCGATATCGCTTGTGGATCGGCATTCGAATGCGTTTCAGGATTCGCTCGTCGCAGCGAACCGGCTTGGTGA